CAAGTTTTTACAAGAGCGATAAAGAAATTCAGCTTTTGCTTTTAACAGTCGTCCAAATGTGGTTCCAACAGCCTCAAATCTGACACTGCTTTCAGCGTGTGTAAACACGCTAATGGTTTTGTGTCCAGATTATGAAGTGCTTCTGGAGTCCCTTGAGTGTGTGTTAATTgtgtaatatgtgtgtgtgtgttgtgcgtGCATGTGCACCACGATAAACTTTTGGCAGCACGGCGACTGACTCAACCTCATGGCCTTGTTGGAGCAATGATACAGACAAATGTTAACAAGCTAATTAAACTGTGATGTGCCGACAGAcatgctgaacacacacacacacacacacacacacacacacacacacaacacacacacacacacacacacacacacacacacacacacacacacacacagtctgaaaGCGGATACTGAAGGAGTATTAAAGGTTGCGATGGGAAACAGATGGTTGTGTGAAGTGGAATAGCATGTGCTGATCATAAATATAGTTTAAGCTGTGCAGATATTTTGTGGTaattataaaacatgtttgttgtgtaaaCACACTTCCTGTTGTCGAGCTGCTGCGTGGCGTTGTGGACAATGTGTGCCTGCAGGAAGTTGTTtatgttttcctctgtttttattatttgcaGTTGTACAATGAAGTCCAGGCCCGCAGAGGAGCGAACGATATCACTACTGACAGCCAGAAAAATGGCGGCGAGTTGGAGTGCCACCACGGCAACGGTCTTTTTGCACCCGGCCATCACGGCAAGAATCACGCTGGAGCTATAACTGTGCCACATCACTATAGCAACGGCTGCAACTACAGCTCCAATGGGTACAGCTACCCTGTTAGTCATCAGAATGGCTACGGTTACTGCCACGCCAACTCAGAGATCGGAGACTTGTTGCAGGATTACTTGGGGCAGGGGAAGCAGATGAGCCGGAAGAACAATGGAGCTCGCCACGTGGTAAGTAAAGGCAATTCTTATCATTTCCCCGTCTTGTGCTTCATTCTCTTGGCATCTGCACATCCAAGGAAACCAGATACGTGGGAGTGATATGAGTCAAAGCTGGGGTTCAGTCAGAACATATTGATTACAGTTAGCTGGTTCCTTCCAGTCTGCTTACATAGACAAGGCACCAGATAGGAGTTAGTTTCACATGCTTTCACTGCGGTCTCCTCTAACTCCTGACAAAGCAGTCAAGAAGACAGCCAAGACGTTAAACTGTTTCCTGGTCCACATGGAAAGCCATGTGCACAGCTACATTAAAGTACAGTAGATCAGAGTAGTTTTAGCTGCGCTATATCAAGGCATGATCGAGGGTCAGCTGAGGTTCAGTTTTGGGAAGATACAGTGAACGGAGCGTTGCCAGTGATCCTGAAGTAGCACGCTCATTTAAAGCTTCTAAATATAGTTGGTGGAGGTTGATATGGATGTTTGTTAAATATGTTTCCCCCATCTCTCTCAGCGCTTCAGTGACACAATCAAGGTGAGCCCAGGAACAGAGATCAGAAGAAGTTCTGGAAATGAAAGGTGAGCACGAGAGCAACATTTAGGTACCTTTTATAGAATGATGTAATGTGCAGGCCCCAAAGTCCCGAAAGGTGATATATTTATATCTTGTAGAAACAAGTTATCCTGTGGGAACAAGATATTATCTTGTGCACATGAGATAAtaacttcattcattcattttctgtgaccGCTTGTCCTTTttggggtcgtgggggggctggtgcctatcccagctgacaatgtGCGAGAGAcgtggtacaccctggacaggtcgtcagactgtcacagggctgacactcTTATATGCTGCCTGTTTAGGGTGGTAATGCAGCGCCATTATGCCACCTCACTGTTCTGTATATAAGGTACGATCACCGAATGGCAGACttagttgtctcgcctttaagtcACAGCGGGAGGTAGTAACAACACTGAAATGGTGTCTGTAAAACCAGGAAAGCCTGCGACCCACTGCGGAAGATTTTAAAAATTGctgtagcagttagcagctaactcaaagcaGAAGAACAGTAACTAAAATGTCCTCTATATGCCTGCCATATAACAGGTTTGGTaaatcattgttattatttataaagcgTTGCCAATGCAGATGTTATAGGTAAAACTAGAGGCGGACGCTGTTGTGCTACATGTCATGACCGTCATACCTCTTTTGATTTAGCAATGCTGCGATGTGATGCAATCTTTAATCATGCATCGGAGCAGAATGATGCCACCATCGCTTcaatctgtgtaaaaatgcaaaggtggcataaaGATGGGACTTTGTAGCAGCACTGTGGCGCCGCGTGACCTTTGTGTAAGCtatagacagacaaccattcacactcacattcacacctacagacaatttagagtcaccaattaacctgcgtgtctttggactgtgggaggaagctggagtacctggagaaatcccacactgacatggggagaaaagaagataattaacttgtggacacaaaataaaaaatgtcacctTTTGGGACTTCAGGGGCTCTGTAGATGGAAACTCTTGTTAATCTCATGTTTTTGTCGGTTTGGTTTAGGCCTAGTCACGAGCAGTTTTTGGGTAGTTTTGaggagactgaaaacaggaagaACCAAGTGTCTCACATGAAGAGCTCCCCCCGCAGAGAGAGTTCCcccaacaaagaaaacacaggtgCCAAGCCCCCTCTTGGACAAAGGGATGCTCCTGCAGTACAGCCACGCTCACAGCTCCCAATCACAACAGCTGAATCTCCTGCCCTGGACAGGAAGTCCATCGGCCCTGGCGTCCTGGGAGACAGGAAGTGTGGCAGCCCCTCTGTCCTCAGGAAGTTTGGAGCCATGCTGCAGGAAAACGAGGGCAAAACGCTCACCGAATCCGGGGTGGTGACCCATCAGGGGCTGGCTCCAGAGCCAAAGTGCCCCACCCCTGGCTGTCAGCGCAGAGCTCTGGGAGCCACTGCAGTCGGCGGCAGGGCGCCCATGCGCGTGCCTACCCAGAAATGCCAAGCAGATTCCGACGTGCTGACAGCAGAGGTAGAACCTGGCCAAGAATGGGGGTTAGCATCAGACTCTGGTAGACAGAACCACGGCAAAGATCACAGAGGAGGCTACAGCGGTTCTAAAGGGTCCCAGCGGAGTCCACAGCTGGCCCAGAGGAGATCACAGGTGGCGGGCAGCCCAAAGATT
The sequence above is drawn from the Epinephelus moara isolate mb chromosome 12, YSFRI_EMoa_1.0, whole genome shotgun sequence genome and encodes:
- the LOC126399061 gene encoding uncharacterized protein LOC126399061, with the translated sequence MAAIDLERGLEHGGRGWGQERPELMDNFDSEMQEWEDQLQDIQRKIEELYNEVQARRGANDITTDSQKNGGELECHHGNGLFAPGHHGKNHAGAITVPHHYSNGCNYSSNGYSYPVSHQNGYGYCHANSEIGDLLQDYLGQGKQMSRKNNGARHVRFSDTIKVSPGTEIRRSSGNERPSHEQFLGSFEETENRKNQVSHMKSSPRRESSPNKENTGAKPPLGQRDAPAVQPRSQLPITTAESPALDRKSIGPGVLGDRKCGSPSVLRKFGAMLQENEGKTLTESGVVTHQGLAPEPKCPTPGCQRRALGATAVGGRAPMRVPTQKCQADSDVLTAEVEPGQEWGLASDSGRQNHGKDHRGGYSGSKGSQRSPQLAQRRSQVAGSPKIRPRANSGADRDGAQGERARKLAPQHGESKMDYRVSSASSGAQKIQRGGLAGQESPSCGRVRDEGLIELLDMLEIQHEYSSSPRAGNTAYRQEPQQVNPAQLSPANLKKSFSRPARPANQRPPSRWAGRTPTAIITTPSGPMYRPPSPLNRPPSPMTRTPSPALKHRPLMTYSLQTETVIM